The segment ATTTAGAATTACAAGGACTGTAATGGCTATGATAAAATAAACTGGAAAAGGACAAATAATCACAGAATAAAATATTTAATGAAAAAATTCCGGACTAATAAGAAGGATAACCTGCCAATTCATCGAATAAAACACAACAAATGATTTGAAAAGTCATTATTTGCTATTGTTCAACAAAAGAAGATCGTGATATACTATACAACAACTTATTAACAAACGCAAACACGAATGTATTTGTCAATGGGTATTTCATAAAGCAATAATCACATAAATTTTTATATATATTTATTAACATAACTAGTATTATGATATTCTAATAATTAATCCATTGAAATATTTCTTCTTTAATTATTATAGAATATACAACAACAAAACAATTTTACAATAAATCTAGGAGCGTAACGAGAATTGACAGATGTAATTAAATATATCAGTAGACAATCTCATAAGCCTCTTATTTTAATTCCCGTAATTTTAATGATAATATCCCTTCTATACATTGGTGTATTCGGATTGAATCAAGGTGTAGAATTGAAAGGGGGTACATTGGCTACAGTGGAATTAAAACATCCAATGACTGAATCAGAGATAACAAATTTAGTTAAAGACAAACTAAAAGTAAATGACGTTCAAACCTCATTAAGCGGTAACACTGCAACCATCACCGTATCGGGTGACTTGGATGCTGCACAGTTTAGTGAGATGTTTGCAAATGACTTTAATGTACTTAGTTTTAAGAGTGTTGGAGCCTTACTAAGTGATGCTGCAATGGGACAAATTGCATATGCATTGATATTTGCATTCTTATTCATGTCCGCTACGGTATTCTTTGTATTTAGAGACTTCATACCTTCCATAGCTATCATATTATCAGCATTGTGTAACATATCCGTTGCCGTTGGTGGTATGTCACTGTTCGGCATACCTATCTCAATTGCAAGTGTAGGTGCATTACTCATGCTTATAGGGTATGGTGTGGATACGGATATTCTTCTTACCACACGTTTACTTAAACGTAGGGAAGGAACTGTAGATGACAGGGCAGAAGGTGCATGTAAAACAGGTATCGTATTAAGTATCACGGCTTTAGCATCAATGTTAGTATTATTTATAGTTGTTAAAATATTCATCCCATCTGCACAGGTATTGGCTGACATATCAGCGGTGCTTGTAATGGGACTTTTATCAGATTTAATGTCAACATGGCTTATGAATCTAGGAATTCTAAAATGGCATATTGAAAGAGGTGGTCACAATTAATTATGAAACAATACAGTTTTTAAAAAGGCCACGAACACTATTACTAATAGCCTTAGTAGCAATAAGTATAGCTAGTGTAGCAATATTTGGATTACAGGAAGGACTTGACCTGCAGGGTGGATCCATGATTAACCTACACCTTAGTGAACCAGTTGATCAGGACACCATGAATACCGTAACTGCAATCTTAGATAAAAGGTTGAATGCATTTGGTATTTCAGACGTAAAGGTAAGACAAAGTGGAAGTCAAGACGTGATAGTGGAAATTGCAGGGGTAAAACCCGAGGAAGTAGAGCGAATCATCAGTACGCCGGGTAAGTTTGAAGCTAAAATCAACAATCAGACAGCCATTACCGGTGCAGACATTACTAGTGTATCCGGTGCTGAAGTAACAGGAAACAGATG is part of the Methanosphaera sp. BMS genome and harbors:
- a CDS encoding protein translocase subunit SecF (forms a complex with SecD and YajC; SecDFyajC stimulates the proton motive force-driven protein translocation; seems to modulate the cycling of SecA by stabilizing its membrane-inserted state and appears to be required for the release of mature proteins from the extracytoplasmic side of the membrane; in some organisms, such as Bacillus subtilis, SecD is fused to SecF), whose translation is MIISLLYIGVFGLNQGVELKGGTLATVELKHPMTESEITNLVKDKLKVNDVQTSLSGNTATITVSGDLDAAQFSEMFANDFNVLSFKSVGALLSDAAMGQIAYALIFAFLFMSATVFFVFRDFIPSIAIILSALCNISVAVGGMSLFGIPISIASVGALLMLIGYGVDTDILLTTRLLKRREGTVDDRAEGACKTGIVLSITALASMLVLFIVVKIFIPSAQVLADISAVLVMGLLSDLMSTWLMNLGILKWHIERGGHN